In the Candidatus Cloacimonas acidaminovorans str. Evry genome, one interval contains:
- a CDS encoding Rne/Rng family ribonuclease — MKKDSYNTEIIVNVHPLEKRVAVLEDSRLVELFVERREQQNIVGNIYKGIVKDVLPGMGAAFIEIGLERTAFLHYSDIVMDFLDIYENALPRTKVNPEDSSQIDKLLKPGQEIVVQVHKGPIGSKGARLTGQISIPGKYLVLFPNKDKIAVSRKIYSQAERSRIRNLLSGIKDPGYGLIVRTEAEGCEEDDFQTEYKALIKTWHLIEKQIKYAKAPVCVFEENALENYLIRDLFGENVDRLVIDDKNFAKRIISQLTDISPELINNIEIYREDSPIFDAWGIEKKIETVLHSRIYLPSGGNIKIEQTEALVAIDVNTGSFTGKTNYDETVRKTNLEAAAEIARQIRLRDLSGVIIIDFIDMVEEKYKNEVLEMLKKGLRRDRAKNKVYSFTELGLVEVTRKRMRNTLISNFSDPCPFCNGSGRILSKDSVIMRIYRWLNRSDYFIKDKNLRIVVNPDLLNHIKQHNEDFTAYKEQIEFTSDPSIRIDQFKVYLLPGLEDITSKFS; from the coding sequence ATGAAAAAGGACTCCTATAATACAGAAATAATTGTAAATGTCCACCCCTTAGAAAAGCGGGTAGCGGTTTTGGAAGATAGCCGCCTGGTAGAACTCTTTGTGGAACGCAGAGAACAACAAAACATCGTGGGCAACATCTATAAAGGTATTGTAAAAGATGTTTTACCCGGAATGGGAGCTGCTTTTATTGAAATCGGACTGGAAAGAACCGCTTTTTTACATTATAGTGACATTGTTATGGATTTCCTGGATATTTATGAAAATGCCCTACCGCGCACGAAAGTAAATCCTGAGGACTCCTCTCAAATAGATAAACTCTTAAAACCGGGTCAGGAAATTGTGGTTCAAGTGCACAAAGGACCCATTGGTTCCAAAGGTGCACGTTTAACAGGTCAAATCTCAATTCCGGGAAAATACCTGGTGCTTTTTCCCAATAAAGATAAAATTGCTGTCTCCCGTAAGATTTATTCTCAGGCAGAACGCAGTCGTATTCGTAATCTTCTTTCCGGAATTAAAGACCCAGGATACGGTTTAATTGTTAGAACCGAAGCGGAGGGCTGTGAAGAGGATGATTTTCAAACAGAGTATAAGGCATTGATAAAGACCTGGCATTTGATTGAAAAACAAATTAAATATGCCAAAGCACCTGTTTGCGTGTTTGAGGAAAATGCTCTGGAGAACTATCTGATTCGTGATCTCTTTGGGGAAAATGTAGACCGCTTGGTTATTGACGACAAGAACTTTGCCAAACGCATTATTTCCCAACTGACAGATATTTCGCCTGAACTGATAAATAATATAGAAATTTACAGAGAGGATTCTCCTATTTTTGATGCCTGGGGAATTGAAAAGAAAATTGAAACCGTTCTGCATAGCCGTATTTATCTTCCCAGCGGAGGAAATATCAAAATTGAACAAACAGAAGCCCTGGTTGCCATTGATGTTAATACCGGAAGTTTCACCGGAAAAACCAATTATGATGAAACAGTGCGCAAAACCAATCTGGAAGCAGCCGCAGAAATTGCCCGCCAAATTCGTTTACGTGACCTTTCCGGAGTGATTATCATTGATTTTATTGATATGGTTGAGGAAAAATATAAAAACGAAGTGCTGGAAATGCTGAAAAAAGGTTTGCGCCGAGACCGTGCCAAAAATAAGGTCTATTCTTTTACAGAGCTTGGACTTGTGGAAGTTACCCGTAAAAGAATGCGCAATACCTTAATCTCCAATTTTTCTGATCCCTGTCCTTTTTGTAACGGAAGCGGACGCATTTTAAGCAAGGACTCTGTTATTATGCGTATTTACCGGTGGCTGAACCGCAGCGATTATTTCATTAAAGATAAGAACTTACGCATTGTAGTTAATCCCGATTTGTTAAACCATATCAAACAGCATAACGAGGACTTTACTGCATACAAAGAACAGATTGAATTCACTTCCGATCCTTCCATTAGAATAGATCAATTTAAGGTATATCTGCTTCCTGGACTGGAAGATATAACATCCAAGTTTTCATAG
- the feoB gene encoding ferrous iron transport protein B, whose product MRNRPVIALAGNPNVGKTCLFNALTGSHQTVGNWPGVTVEHKSGRCNYKGKIYEVVDLPGIYSLAGGSPDELVARNYILTEKPDIIINIVDASNLERNLYLTVQLMELGAPLIMCLSMIDIAEHNGIYIDTEHLSSHLGFAVFPLVLNKRIEVSPILDKVEEYLVQPPVPATIHYDEVVEKHLQNIWQIVLKSGLGEPETKIPQRKFSESASIAYDILIKSRWQALKLIEGDAELTSRLSDEDRALVEKEISAIAKHRGQEPTFVIADDRYGYIRGLIKDVVKRKRKSRLTFSDMVDKVVLNSVVGLPVFFIVMYLVFLVAVKLSQPCIKFIEFILSWLFIEQLGNLLSSLSFPQWLNYLLSEAIGGGIVTIGSFIPPIFFIYISLSILEDSGYMARAAFIADKFMRKIGLPGKAFIPLLVGFGCTVPAIMATRTLENPRDRVFASILTPFVSCGAKLPVYTFLVMLFFPLYADLVIFGLYLFGIIMGVLTGLLLKKTIFLSAPGDFVMELPAYHIPTINGIFMHTWHRLKSFLLRAGKTILLVIVLINILQGIQIPTGRDSEKTSILELGGKLITPVLQPMGIKSDNWQSSVALISGLFAKEAIVGTLQGLYQNSEGEISGDQLANNIKSSFGSNASILAYLVFILLYSPCAASLTMLFKEHGFKWMLFAFVYLTLLAWMVATLIYQILAFNVLSIFWFVVIGAIFTFIYITLRKIGSKYAFQTE is encoded by the coding sequence ATGAGAAATAGACCTGTAATTGCCTTAGCGGGCAATCCCAATGTAGGTAAGACCTGCCTTTTTAATGCGTTAACCGGTTCACATCAAACAGTTGGCAATTGGCCTGGAGTAACGGTTGAACATAAATCCGGAAGATGCAATTATAAGGGCAAAATCTATGAAGTTGTTGATCTTCCAGGCATTTATTCTTTGGCAGGAGGAAGTCCTGATGAATTGGTAGCCCGCAACTATATTTTAACAGAAAAACCCGATATTATCATCAATATTGTAGATGCTTCCAACCTGGAACGCAACCTGTATTTAACGGTGCAATTGATGGAATTGGGAGCTCCTCTTATTATGTGTCTTTCAATGATAGATATAGCGGAGCACAATGGAATTTATATTGATACCGAACATTTAAGTTCTCATCTTGGTTTTGCGGTTTTTCCTCTGGTTTTGAATAAGCGGATTGAGGTTTCTCCTATTCTGGACAAAGTAGAGGAGTATTTAGTTCAACCACCCGTTCCGGCAACGATTCATTATGATGAAGTAGTGGAAAAGCACTTGCAAAATATTTGGCAGATTGTTTTGAAATCAGGTTTAGGAGAGCCGGAAACTAAAATTCCCCAGCGTAAATTTTCCGAATCTGCTTCAATTGCCTATGATATTTTGATAAAAAGTCGTTGGCAGGCATTGAAATTGATTGAAGGTGATGCGGAATTAACTTCCCGTTTATCGGATGAAGATAGGGCACTTGTAGAGAAAGAGATATCTGCTATAGCGAAACATAGAGGTCAAGAACCTACCTTTGTAATTGCTGATGATCGTTATGGTTATATTCGCGGTTTAATAAAAGATGTAGTGAAACGCAAGCGTAAAAGCCGGTTAACTTTTTCCGATATGGTAGATAAAGTTGTGCTGAATAGCGTTGTGGGATTGCCTGTTTTTTTCATTGTAATGTATTTGGTTTTTCTGGTTGCGGTAAAACTCAGCCAACCCTGCATCAAATTCATAGAATTTATACTCAGCTGGTTGTTTATAGAGCAATTGGGCAATTTGTTAAGTTCACTTTCTTTTCCGCAATGGCTGAATTATTTATTAAGTGAAGCAATTGGAGGAGGGATTGTAACCATTGGCAGTTTTATTCCTCCTATCTTTTTCATATACATAAGTTTATCTATTTTGGAAGATTCCGGTTATATGGCAAGAGCAGCTTTTATAGCGGATAAATTTATGCGGAAAATAGGGCTTCCGGGTAAGGCATTTATACCTTTATTAGTAGGTTTTGGTTGTACCGTTCCGGCAATTATGGCAACGCGGACTTTGGAAAATCCCCGGGACAGGGTTTTTGCCTCCATTTTAACTCCTTTTGTATCTTGCGGAGCCAAGCTTCCGGTGTATACTTTTCTGGTAATGTTATTTTTCCCTCTGTATGCGGATTTGGTGATTTTTGGTTTATATCTTTTTGGCATAATTATGGGTGTTTTAACCGGCTTGCTCTTAAAAAAGACCATTTTTCTGAGTGCTCCGGGTGATTTTGTAATGGAGCTTCCTGCCTATCATATTCCTACTATAAACGGTATTTTTATGCATACCTGGCATCGCTTGAAAAGTTTTCTGTTGAGAGCCGGGAAAACCATTTTACTGGTAATTGTATTGATAAATATTCTGCAAGGTATTCAAATTCCAACAGGAAGGGATAGCGAAAAAACCTCAATTCTGGAATTAGGAGGAAAATTGATTACCCCTGTTTTACAGCCGATGGGAATTAAAAGTGATAACTGGCAGTCATCCGTAGCTTTAATCAGCGGACTTTTTGCCAAGGAAGCAATTGTTGGAACCTTGCAGGGTCTCTACCAAAATTCAGAGGGAGAAATTTCAGGCGATCAGCTGGCAAATAATATCAAAAGCAGTTTTGGCAGTAATGCCTCTATTTTAGCTTATCTTGTTTTTATCTTGCTCTATTCACCCTGTGCTGCCTCGCTCACAATGCTTTTTAAGGAACACGGCTTTAAATGGATGCTTTTTGCTTTTGTCTACTTAACTTTGCTTGCCTGGATGGTGGCTACCCTGATATACCAAATACTGGCTTTTAATGTTCTGTCCATCTTCTGGTTTGTTGTTATAGGAGCTATTTTTACCTTCATTTATATTACTTTGCGAAAAATAGGGAGTAAATATGCTTTCCAGACGGAATAG
- a CDS encoding FeoA family protein — MLSRRNRVRIRGWSRKFSGRKRHGVCKAGQCLPLDQLPEGCNAVVIHNNNLKIIERGLYIGAQISMFRNDDDEPNVVVAVGDARYVLDRRIAKTIKVKIV, encoded by the coding sequence ATGCTTTCCAGACGGAATAGAGTAAGAATTCGGGGTTGGAGCAGAAAATTTTCCGGCAGAAAAAGACACGGTGTATGTAAAGCAGGTCAATGCCTCCCTCTGGATCAATTACCGGAGGGCTGTAATGCTGTAGTTATTCATAATAATAACCTGAAAATAATTGAAAGGGGCTTATATATTGGAGCGCAAATTTCTATGTTCCGCAACGATGATGATGAACCGAATGTAGTTGTGGCTGTTGGCGATGCCAGATATGTTTTGGATAGAAGAATTGCCAAAACTATAAAAGTGAAAATTGTGTGA
- a CDS encoding Fur family transcriptional regulator, with protein MEEYAVIFNQYLINKGLKLTKPRRCILETVFNMHTHFNVEELYDKIRAKTNAISLATVYRTIPLLLDAGLVQHALRSEGRERYEHIFGHPKHIHWLCRNCGALMETDLNTLYPVLERQAQDLKFKPEEIELNIKGLCWKCNPIENETQSDEK; from the coding sequence ATGGAAGAATATGCTGTTATCTTCAATCAATACCTTATCAATAAGGGACTCAAACTCACCAAACCCAGGCGTTGTATTCTGGAAACAGTATTCAATATGCACACCCATTTTAATGTGGAAGAATTGTATGACAAAATTCGGGCTAAAACCAATGCCATTTCTCTGGCAACTGTTTATCGGACTATTCCCTTACTATTGGATGCAGGGCTTGTGCAACATGCCTTACGCAGTGAAGGCAGAGAACGCTATGAACATATTTTTGGTCATCCGAAACACATTCATTGGCTGTGCAGAAATTGCGGTGCCTTAATGGAAACGGATTTAAATACTCTTTATCCGGTTCTGGAAAGGCAGGCGCAGGACTTAAAATTTAAGCCAGAAGAAATTGAATTAAATATAAAAGGGCTTTGCTGGAAATGCAATCCAATTGAGAATGAAACTCAATCCGATGAGAAATAG
- a CDS encoding outer membrane beta-barrel protein translates to MKTNTFLLIMLLLLLAIGLQSQTLPEIQPGIIGGLNIANFSGDDIEDLDDAGFTINNRTLFHLGLTGTTNITSNIDLRGEIALSMNGSKWKVNLDFEDEDFDTVPFTITHNIYMIQVPVSLILNVPLPNSAVKPYLGAGFSASIPVSSGWEIRALGEEEEGDYTDEEFAELSSFVIGYQFNLGLDFNKILCEFRYERGLTPVFDNSYIDETFYSNFKFLVGFRF, encoded by the coding sequence ATGAAAACCAATACTTTCTTGTTAATAATGCTTTTATTGCTTTTGGCAATAGGGCTTCAGTCCCAAACTTTACCAGAAATCCAACCAGGTATAATCGGAGGTTTAAACATTGCTAATTTTAGCGGAGATGATATTGAAGACCTTGATGATGCAGGTTTTACTATCAATAACAGAACCCTTTTTCATCTCGGGCTTACAGGTACTACAAATATAACCAGTAATATTGATCTGCGTGGGGAAATTGCTTTGAGTATGAATGGTTCCAAATGGAAAGTAAATTTAGATTTTGAAGATGAAGATTTTGATACAGTCCCTTTTACCATTACCCATAATATTTATATGATCCAGGTACCGGTATCCTTGATCCTAAATGTTCCACTCCCCAATTCAGCTGTTAAACCATATCTCGGTGCCGGATTTTCTGCCAGTATTCCTGTTAGTTCGGGCTGGGAAATTAGAGCATTAGGTGAAGAGGAAGAAGGTGATTATACAGATGAAGAATTTGCTGAATTATCTTCCTTCGTTATTGGCTACCAATTCAATCTGGGTCTGGATTTCAATAAGATTCTTTGTGAATTCAGATATGAAAGGGGTCTCACTCCCGTATTTGATAATAGTTATATAGACGAGACATTTTATAGCAATTTCAAATTTCTTGTTGGCTTCCGTTTTTAA
- a CDS encoding DUF4836 family protein translates to MNEELKEQVQDQVSEESSETEEQAPAVLGDTRKKKSVLIPVLIILFIILVIIAGYFYATYSPQIRHISKNALAVAKVDIPKLIKKSGAMKKGEIDEEIISALEDYNLEALVKDPRSTGLITAKPSYLFGEFDTKENIPYIFLVMPIANAEKVYSFAKNIALPNGKELPVSKKSGIYEMEINGISCMWAGKSMVMGMTDPDKDNDLSKKVKNYLTQDKSACITANKDFPSRGLRGHDITLWANLDGMAHIAQKGLKDAQGNVNRLISQRKRRDELIDYYYENNLYHFYRYWEFMDQIRVDNPENVFESVLLALVYDGKIPMDAVIDLPTNLYKTYFSFSADFDKGKLVSSVKFETTPERQKKLESVITDAVNVKDLYPYVPTEGLIMLSSVKTNYPKLYALSEKRIDKLTKSITDPEISKFMKHLNKLADGSGIIAINILDEKEDPFITLVASVKNNKGVQDLLKDMGREGMLSKDGKYYYLDDLIFFFEDNVMICTTNNNNYKKSNRGLEGTLAREMNKNPLNMTMDCAVLKDLKHVFSDEEEDALEMFAKLNANVKTKSGTPNELKVELTFSDKKHNCLKQVKDYLSDIDNFWDEITKEIMYSVSYRAERDDTYPEPDYEIPREVIEETGPIADFDTLY, encoded by the coding sequence ATGAATGAAGAATTAAAAGAACAAGTGCAGGATCAAGTTTCGGAAGAAAGTTCTGAGACCGAAGAACAAGCTCCTGCAGTTTTAGGGGATACGCGTAAAAAGAAATCAGTTTTAATCCCTGTTCTAATCATTTTATTTATCATTCTTGTGATTATTGCCGGTTACTTTTATGCAACATATTCTCCCCAAATTCGTCATATCAGTAAAAATGCTTTGGCAGTAGCAAAGGTTGATATTCCCAAGCTCATTAAAAAGTCCGGAGCAATGAAAAAGGGTGAAATTGACGAGGAAATAATTTCAGCCCTTGAAGATTATAATTTGGAAGCATTAGTTAAAGACCCGCGTAGCACGGGACTAATAACTGCTAAGCCATCATACCTTTTTGGTGAGTTTGATACGAAAGAAAACATTCCCTATATTTTTTTGGTTATGCCTATTGCTAATGCAGAAAAGGTGTATTCCTTTGCTAAAAATATAGCTCTACCCAATGGAAAGGAACTTCCCGTTAGTAAAAAATCCGGTATCTACGAAATGGAAATAAATGGTATTTCCTGTATGTGGGCAGGCAAATCTATGGTTATGGGAATGACCGATCCTGATAAGGATAACGACCTTAGTAAGAAAGTGAAAAATTACTTAACTCAGGATAAATCTGCCTGCATTACTGCCAATAAGGATTTTCCCAGCAGAGGCCTGAGAGGTCATGATATAACCCTTTGGGCTAATTTGGATGGAATGGCTCATATTGCTCAAAAGGGGTTAAAAGATGCTCAAGGAAATGTAAATAGGTTAATTTCCCAGCGCAAGAGACGCGACGAATTAATAGATTATTATTATGAAAATAACTTATATCATTTTTACAGATACTGGGAGTTTATGGATCAAATTAGAGTGGATAACCCGGAAAATGTTTTTGAAAGTGTTCTTTTAGCATTAGTTTATGATGGCAAGATTCCAATGGATGCAGTAATTGATTTGCCTACTAATTTGTATAAAACCTATTTCTCTTTCTCCGCCGATTTTGATAAGGGAAAATTGGTTTCTTCGGTAAAATTTGAGACGACCCCAGAAAGGCAAAAGAAACTGGAAAGCGTTATTACCGATGCTGTCAATGTGAAAGACCTTTATCCTTATGTTCCTACCGAAGGATTGATTATGCTGAGCTCCGTAAAAACCAATTATCCGAAACTTTATGCACTTTCGGAAAAGAGAATTGACAAGCTGACGAAAAGTATTACTGATCCTGAAATTAGTAAGTTTATGAAACATTTGAATAAGCTGGCAGATGGTTCAGGCATAATAGCTATAAATATTTTGGACGAAAAGGAAGATCCCTTTATTACTCTTGTTGCTTCAGTAAAGAACAATAAGGGAGTGCAGGATTTGCTGAAGGATATGGGACGTGAAGGTATGCTTAGCAAAGATGGTAAATATTACTATTTGGATGATTTAATCTTCTTTTTTGAAGATAATGTGATGATTTGCACTACCAATAATAATAACTATAAAAAGAGTAACCGCGGTTTGGAAGGAACTCTTGCCAGAGAAATGAATAAAAATCCGTTAAATATGACGATGGATTGCGCGGTGTTAAAAGATTTAAAGCATGTATTCTCCGATGAAGAAGAAGACGCTTTGGAAATGTTTGCGAAATTGAATGCGAATGTTAAAACCAAAAGCGGAACTCCTAACGAACTGAAAGTGGAACTTACATTCAGTGATAAAAAGCATAACTGCTTGAAACAGGTTAAGGATTATCTAAGCGATATTGACAATTTCTGGGATGAAATAACGAAAGAAATAATGTATAGCGTAAGTTATCGGGCTGAGAGAGATGACACATATCCCGAACCTGACTACGAAATACCGCGAGAAGTTATTGAAGAAACTGGACCTATAGCTGATTTTGATACGCTTTATTAA
- the sppA gene encoding signal peptide peptidase SppA: MKSNKTVLWGCLIFVIALLAAFILGFIFTFGSHGAKSAKIPSNAWLYVNPSALIPDYNELEELRFVNVSSPSVQEICAKIKLAAKDERIKGILLQPQMIMTNYPALEEMSLAIGTFQKSGKPVLAFGENFTQGDYLLASCADKIYMEPSASAGLALQGVSANMLFYKEMLDKLGIKMHILQSGEYKGAGEPFSQTELSKGTRENIDAALYDIYNHLLSLVAQNRKLETTQVKDIFEKRDDFFLSAEKAKELKLIDYAMSRDEMLKSLGLEEDNFMKIANYSPTAKKKGDKIAVVYLNGNIAPVSGSNFGSQGIISEAKVKKIIKQIHQHKDIKAVVLRINSPGGSALESELIYQQLLKLKREYPLVVSMGGTAASGGYYISCAGDYLIADPGTLTGSIGVIGLIPEMAGLGKKIGVRSQTLKYGKFAGALSPLEHYDPALIESLKRSSTATYNEFKQRVMTARKISPENIEAVAEGRIFSAEDALTHKLIDEIGTLDKAIAKAAGLAKVTSYSSVNFPKKESYWEALRESDLLNLKERLQNNNDPATQLEKYLKQISATGEWLYLMPYTLE; the protein is encoded by the coding sequence ATGAAATCAAACAAGACCGTTCTGTGGGGCTGTTTAATCTTTGTTATTGCCTTATTAGCTGCCTTTATCCTGGGTTTTATATTCACTTTTGGTTCTCACGGAGCCAAATCTGCAAAAATCCCTTCCAATGCTTGGTTATATGTAAATCCAAGTGCTTTAATTCCGGACTATAACGAGCTGGAAGAATTACGCTTTGTAAATGTTTCTTCTCCCAGTGTTCAGGAAATTTGCGCTAAAATAAAACTTGCTGCCAAAGATGAGCGTATTAAAGGAATACTTCTTCAGCCCCAAATGATTATGACCAATTATCCTGCTTTGGAAGAAATGTCTTTAGCAATAGGGACTTTTCAAAAAAGCGGCAAGCCCGTACTTGCTTTCGGAGAAAATTTCACGCAGGGGGACTATTTACTTGCTTCCTGTGCTGATAAAATTTATATGGAACCCTCTGCTTCGGCAGGTTTAGCTTTACAAGGTGTTTCCGCTAATATGCTATTCTACAAAGAGATGCTGGATAAATTAGGCATCAAAATGCACATTTTACAATCCGGTGAATATAAAGGTGCCGGTGAGCCCTTTTCGCAAACCGAGCTTAGTAAAGGCACAAGAGAAAACATAGATGCCGCTCTGTATGATATTTATAACCATTTACTTTCCCTTGTTGCACAAAACAGAAAGTTGGAGACAACCCAGGTAAAAGATATTTTTGAAAAGAGGGACGACTTCTTTTTAAGCGCTGAAAAGGCAAAAGAACTGAAATTGATTGATTACGCTATGAGTCGTGACGAAATGCTAAAAAGTTTGGGCTTGGAAGAGGATAATTTTATGAAAATTGCCAATTATTCTCCAACCGCAAAGAAGAAAGGCGATAAAATAGCTGTGGTTTATCTGAATGGAAATATTGCTCCCGTTTCGGGTTCCAATTTTGGCAGTCAAGGCATTATCAGTGAAGCAAAAGTGAAGAAGATTATCAAACAGATTCACCAGCATAAAGACATTAAAGCGGTTGTTTTAAGAATAAATAGTCCTGGTGGTTCCGCTTTGGAATCCGAGCTCATTTATCAGCAATTGCTTAAATTAAAAAGAGAATATCCTCTGGTTGTTTCAATGGGGGGAACAGCTGCTTCAGGTGGCTATTATATTTCCTGTGCTGGGGATTATTTAATAGCAGACCCGGGAACTTTAACTGGCTCTATTGGAGTAATAGGTTTAATTCCTGAAATGGCAGGATTGGGTAAAAAAATCGGAGTGCGTTCTCAGACCTTGAAATATGGCAAATTTGCCGGTGCTTTAAGTCCTTTGGAACACTATGATCCGGCTTTAATAGAATCCCTGAAACGCAGTTCCACAGCTACCTACAACGAATTTAAACAAAGGGTGATGACTGCTCGCAAAATATCCCCTGAAAATATTGAAGCCGTTGCTGAAGGACGCATTTTCAGTGCTGAAGATGCTCTTACCCATAAACTTATTGATGAAATCGGAACTTTGGATAAAGCAATTGCCAAAGCTGCAGGTCTGGCAAAAGTAACTTCATATTCCTCTGTAAATTTCCCTAAAAAGGAAAGTTATTGGGAAGCACTAAGGGAATCAGACCTCTTGAATTTGAAAGAACGGTTACAAAATAACAATGATCCTGCAACACAACTGGAAAAATATCTGAAACAGATATCTGCCACAGGTGAATGGCTGTATTTAATGCCTTATACCCTGGAGTAA